From one Bacteroides eggerthii genomic stretch:
- a CDS encoding TonB-dependent receptor yields MRKIQYIFSGIALMTLPLGIHAQQQAKDSTVNRTVVVEQEYNPDILDASKINVLPKVEPPTASKRVVEYDATLMPANAIPATVMQAYTGKETQAKAQPGYVRLGYGNYGNLDARANYLFTLSGKDRLNLNFHMNGRDGKLDLPENGGKWNSYYYRTHANIDYLHRFKKVDLNIAGNFGLSNFNFLPDAAVRKQKFTSGDIHFGVKSTDTELPLQFSAETNLMLYERQYDLGISDNQENIIRTKAQVAGSISEEQIIGIAFAMDNVFYKNNDFENYTSLNLNPHYRLENDDWKIRLGAQVDMAFGFGKKFRAAPDVSVEYNFSDSYILYAQAKGGKLQNDFRRLETFCPYGQITPQLDATYEQLNTAIGFKASPAAGLWLNLYGGYQNLKDDLFFQPTILTPAASEPYPMLSINQWNTSNFYAGAELRYDYKNIFSFSAAGVYRSWDTKDDSQLTGNYALAYKPAFEANLHIDVRPISSVLLSLGYQHVSREKVEESKVDAVNNLYLGGTYEFLKGISVYARINNLLNRDYQYYWGYPTEGINFIGGVSFKF; encoded by the coding sequence ATGAGAAAGATACAATATATCTTCAGCGGAATAGCGCTGATGACCTTACCTTTGGGCATTCACGCCCAGCAACAGGCCAAAGATTCCACAGTGAACCGTACAGTCGTTGTGGAACAGGAATACAATCCCGACATTCTGGATGCATCCAAAATAAATGTGCTTCCCAAAGTGGAGCCGCCAACTGCCAGCAAAAGAGTTGTGGAATATGATGCAACCCTCATGCCCGCCAATGCCATCCCTGCAACCGTCATGCAGGCGTATACCGGAAAAGAAACACAGGCCAAGGCACAGCCCGGATACGTCAGGTTAGGATACGGCAATTACGGCAACTTAGATGCACGTGCCAACTATCTGTTTACACTATCCGGCAAAGACCGCCTGAATCTGAATTTCCACATGAACGGCAGGGACGGCAAACTCGATTTACCGGAAAATGGCGGCAAATGGAATTCTTATTATTATCGTACACATGCCAACATAGATTATCTGCATCGTTTCAAGAAAGTGGATCTGAACATCGCAGGCAACTTCGGACTGAGCAACTTCAATTTCCTGCCTGATGCAGCCGTCAGAAAACAGAAATTCACCTCCGGAGACATTCATTTCGGAGTGAAATCCACTGATACGGAACTGCCCCTCCAATTCAGTGCGGAGACGAACTTGATGCTCTACGAACGCCAATACGATCTCGGCATATCGGATAATCAGGAGAATATAATCCGCACCAAAGCACAGGTCGCAGGAAGCATCTCGGAGGAACAAATCATCGGCATCGCCTTTGCAATGGATAATGTGTTTTATAAGAACAATGATTTTGAAAACTACACATCGCTCAATCTGAACCCGCACTACCGGTTGGAAAATGACGACTGGAAAATACGTCTGGGCGCACAAGTTGATATGGCTTTCGGCTTCGGAAAGAAGTTCCGGGCAGCACCTGATGTGTCCGTAGAATATAATTTCTCGGACAGCTATATCCTCTATGCACAGGCCAAAGGGGGAAAACTGCAAAATGACTTCCGCCGTCTGGAAACATTCTGTCCGTACGGGCAGATAACTCCGCAGCTGGACGCCACCTATGAACAACTGAATACCGCCATCGGCTTCAAAGCCAGCCCGGCAGCAGGTTTATGGCTAAACTTATACGGCGGATACCAGAACCTAAAGGATGATTTGTTTTTCCAACCGACAATCCTCACTCCTGCCGCAAGCGAGCCCTATCCGATGCTCTCCATCAACCAGTGGAACACAAGTAACTTTTATGCCGGCGCGGAACTGCGTTACGACTATAAAAATATATTTTCATTCTCCGCTGCCGGAGTCTATCGCAGCTGGGATACAAAAGATGACAGCCAGCTCACCGGGAACTATGCACTTGCCTACAAACCGGCTTTTGAGGCCAATCTGCATATAGATGTACGTCCCATATCCTCTGTACTCCTCAGCCTCGGTTATCAGCATGTCTCACGCGAGAAAGTGGAAGAAAGCAAGGTTGATGCAGTTAATAACCTTTATCTGGGCGGTACTTACGAGTTCCTGAAAGGAATATCCGTCTATGCCCGTATCAACAATTTGTTAAACCGGGATTACCAATATTATTGGGGATACCCGACCGAAGGCATCAACTTCATCGGTGGCGTAAGTTTCAAATTCTAA